Proteins encoded by one window of Marispirochaeta aestuarii:
- a CDS encoding PAS domain-containing protein, with protein MRKLLYVIIKNKQTLKIIEQSKAKYQKVVDNMKEGMIILNSKGKVVFINQSASKILGIPINKIGFYIFDIVDDENTLLLKSELSKRNAGRTSEYRIEYKHPELARISHKPARTLH; from the coding sequence TTGCGCAAGTTATTGTACGTTATCATAAAAAATAAGCAAACTCTCAAAATAATTGAGCAATCAAAGGCGAAATATCAGAAAGTTGTAGATAATATGAAAGAAGGTATGATAATCCTTAATTCAAAGGGAAAAGTCGTTTTTATCAATCAATCTGCTTCTAAAATTCTAGGTATTCCTATCAATAAGATTGGTTTTTATATTTTTGATATTGTCGACGATGAAAATACATTATTGCTAAAAAGTGAATTATCAAAACGGAATGCCGGACGCACATCAGAATATAGGATTGAATACAAGCATCCCGAATTAGCCCGCATTTCTCACAAACCAGCGAGGACCCTGCATTAA